A portion of the Musa acuminata AAA Group cultivar baxijiao chromosome BXJ1-1, Cavendish_Baxijiao_AAA, whole genome shotgun sequence genome contains these proteins:
- the LOC135608979 gene encoding large ribosomal subunit protein mL102 (rPPR5)-like, translating to MAYLPSSSALTSSAAHRASKTLTLASLSPGSILHHAFSSSSYSDLTPAAAAAGDPGPSDQDSSSASPPPCRENSTKKEEQLHETICYMMARRPWTTRLQNSIRSLAPFDQSLVLAVLRGARHPDHALHFFRWVEKTGFRHDPDTYREIILLLARASMLNHARCILLDDMPDRLVPPSEDMFATLIEGYGCARIPQEAVKIFRRLPELGVTRTVRSYDAVFKAILRSGRVAMARRLFNAMIAEGVLPGLSTYNTLLWGFCLSIKMETAQRFFADMKERGIAPDLVTYNTILNGWARAKKMDDAEKVFAEMTAAGFAPNSISYNIMIKGYVCSGRVDDGLRMFSEMGEKGLSFSEKTFAALMPGLCDDVGRAAEAQKALNEMAKLRLTPNDKSIFLRLVTSLCESGDLEGALEVHRKTSQFNHVVVDPMQYGVLLESLCKGEKHESAIALLDELLEKGTMQSPQYPTLEPSAYNPMIEYLCDHGDTKKAEAFFRQLMKKGVDDKVAFNSLIRGHAKEGMPEAASEILTIMTHHGVPTDADSYVLLVESFLKKSEPADARTALGSMMEQGHLPSASLFRSVMVALFDDGRVQTASRVMKSMIEKGVKENMDMVHKILEALFMRGHVEEALGRINLMIMNDCTPDIDHLLITLCDSDKATEAQKLVEFALERDCDVSFSSYDRVLDVLYTAGKTMPAYSILCKIKAKGGVVDKKGCDDIIKSLIAEGKTKQADILSRILAGKAPSGKSGERVAMDAF from the coding sequence ATGGCCTACCTCCCTTCCTCTTCCGCCCTCACCTCCTCCGCCGCCCACCGCGCctccaaaaccctaaccctcgctTCCCTCTCCCCCGGTTCCATCCTCCATCATGCCTTCTCTTCCTCATCCTACTCCGACCTCACTCCAGCCGCCGCCGCGGCCGGCGATCCTGGCCCCTCCGATCAGGATTCCAGCtccgcctctcctcctccttgccGGGAGAACTCCACGAAGAAGGAAGAGCAGCTGCACGAGACCATCTGCTACATGATGGCACGGCGGCCCTGGACCACCCGGCTCCAGAACTCCATCCGCTCCCTCGCTCCCTTCGACCAGTCCCTCGTCCTCGCCGTTCTCCGCGGCGCCCGCCATCCCGACCACGCCCTCCACTTCTTCCGCTGGGTCGAGAAGACTGGCTTCCGCCATGATCCCGATACCTATCGGGAGATCATCTTGCTCCTTGCCCGCGCCTCCATGCTCAACCACGCCCGTTGCATCCTGCTCGACGATATGCCTGACCGCCTCGTCCCCCCTTCCGAGGACATGTTCGCCACCCTCATCGAGGGCTACGGCTGCGCCCGCATTCCCCAGGAAGCCGTCAAGATCTTCCGCCGCCTCCCAGAGCTCGGCGTCACCCGCACCGTCCGCTCCTACGATGCCGTCTTCAAGGCCATCCTTCGATCCGGCCGCGTCGCCATGGCCAGGCGCCTTTTCAACGCCATGATCGCAGAGGGCGTCCTCCCTGGCCTCTCCACCTACAACACTCTCCTTTGGGGCTTCTGCCTCTCTATCAAGATGGAGACCGCCCAGCGCTTCTTCGCTGACATGAAGGAGCGGGGAATCGCTCCGGATCTCGTCACCTATAACACCATACTTAACGGTTGGGCGCGAGCGAAGAAGATGGACGATGCCGAGAAGGTCTTCGCTGAAATGACTGCGGCTGGTTTCGCTCCCAATTCCATCTCCTACAACATCATGATCAAAGGCTACGTTTGCTCTGGCAGGGTGGACGACGGGCTGCGGATGTTTTCGGAGATGGGCGAGAAAGGCCTGAGCTTTAGTGAGAAGACATTTGCAGCTCTCATGCCGGGCCTCTGTGATGACGTTGGGCGAGCTGCAGAAGCTCAGAAGGCACTAAATGAAATGGCCAAGCTACGGCTGACTCCAAACGATAAGTCCATATTCCTGAGGCTGGTCACTTCACTTTGCGAGTCGGGTGACTTGGAAGGGGCACTGGAGGTGCACCGGAAGACATCCCAGTTCAATCACGTTGTAGTGGACCCAATGCAGTATGGTGTTCTGTTGGAGAGCTTATGCAAGGGAGAAAAGCATGAGAGTGCTATAGCATTGCTCGATGAGCTTCTTGAGAAGGGGACGATGCAGAGTCCTCAATACCCCACCCTGGAGCCATCTGCATACAATCCAATGATCGAGTACTTGTGTGATCATGGCGACACAAAGAAGGCGGAGGCTTTCTTCAGGCAATTGATGAAGAAAGGGGTCGATGACAAGGTTGCCTTCAACAGCTTAATCCGTGGGCACGCAAAGGAGGGGATGCCAGAGGCTGCTTCAGAGATACTCACTATCATGACTCACCATGGGGTCCCGACTGATGCTGATTCTTATGTCTTGCTCGTTGAGAGTTTCTTGAAGAAAAGTGAGCCGGCGGATGCAAGGACAGCACTGGGCAGCATGATGGAGCAGGGGCACTTGCCGAGTGCATCTTTGTTCCGCTCAGTGATGGTGGCACTGTTTGATGATGGCCGGGTTCAAACAGCTAGTCGTGTGATGAAGAGCATGATAGAGAAGGGGGTGAAAGAGAACATGGACATGGTCCATAAGATCCTGGAAGCACTTTTCATGAGGGGTCATGTTGAGGAAGCCCTTGGGCGAATCAATCTGATGATCATGAACGACTGCACTCCTGATATCGACCACCTTCTGATTACTTTATGTGACAGCGACAAGGCAACTGAAGCCCAAAAGCTGGTGGAATTTGCTTTGGAGAGGGATTGTGATGTCAGCTTCTCAAGCTATGACCGGGTGTTGGATGTGCTTTATACCGCAGGGAAGACAATGCCAGCCTACTCCATACTGTGTAAGATTAAGGCCAAGGGAGGAGTTGTGGATAAAAAAGGCTGTGATGATATAATCAAAAGCCTCATTGCAGAAGGGAAAACGAAGCAAGCTGATATTCTGTCGAGGATTCTGGCAGGGAAGGCACCCAGTGGAAAGAGTGGTGAAAGAGTTGCAATGGATGCTTTCTGA